From the genome of Bos taurus isolate L1 Dominette 01449 registration number 42190680 breed Hereford chromosome 2, ARS-UCD2.0, whole genome shotgun sequence, one region includes:
- the ERICH2 gene encoding glutamate-rich protein 2 isoform 2 (isoform 2 is encoded by transcript variant 2), producing MSTLPMLRVRGPQAGKRRRTERGRRLPISASNLTQFLPRTPSGPALEPANFSDRSRFGLWRPTTAQAAHEKESSRQDICCKGEMSKNVVIAEQEKNNEHCPEDINDKLSESTDDDGEDTSDEDKEEDSNPNKDTHAPLELMTEFLRAEMGHDYHLAKKLCQMILIYEPENPEAKEFFSLIEEMLLMEKAQNLEEDDDESEEDNSESEGESTEDPSEESSDECEDG from the exons ATGTCAACCCTTCCGATGCTCCGCGTGAGGGGGCCACAGGCGGGTAAGAGGCGCCGCACCGAGCGCGGTCGCCGTCTCCCCATCTCTGCGAGCAACCTGACCCAGTTCTTACCTCGGACTCCCTCAGGCCCGGCGCTTGAACCCGCCAACTTCTCTGACCGCTCCAGGTTCGGGCTCTGGCGCCCCACCACAGCCCAGGCAGCGCACGAGAAG GAATCATCTAGACAGGACATATGCTGTAAAG GTGAAATGAGCAAAAATGTAGTCATTGCAGAGCAGGAGAAAAATAATGAACATTGCCCTGAGGATATCAATGATAAGTTATCTGAATCAACAGATGATGATGGTGAGGATACCAGTGATGAAGATAAGGAGGAAGACAGCAACCCGAATAAGGATACTCATGCCCCGTTAGAGTTAATGACAGAA TTCCTGAGAGCAGAAATGGGCCACGACTACCATTTGGCAAAAAAATTATGTCAGATGA TCCTAATCTATGAACCAGAAAATCCTGAGGCCAAGGAGTTTTTCTCACTGATTGAAGAAATGCTGCTGAtgg AGAAAGCACAGAATCTCGAGGAAGATGATGACGAGAGTGAAGAAGACAATAGTGAGAGTGAAGGAGAGAGCACAGAGGACCCAAGTGAAGAAAGCTCTGATGAGTGTGAAGATGGGTGA
- the ERICH2 gene encoding glutamate-rich protein 2 isoform X2, producing the protein MSTLPMLRVRGPQAGKRRRTERGRRLPISASNLTQFLPRTPSGPALEPANFSDRSRFGLWRPTTAQAAHEKESSRQDICCKEKVMIEPNEGMSEKEVSSKNIKNKISSNNTKNRISSKSISNKQIETNLQSKLWSSSFLKASTDDDGEDTSDEDKEEDSNPNKDTHAPLELMTEFLRAEMGHDYHLAKKLCQMILIYEPENPEAKEFFSLIEEMLLMEKAQNLEEDDDESEEDNSESEGESTEDPSEESSDECEDG; encoded by the exons ATGTCAACCCTTCCGATGCTCCGCGTGAGGGGGCCACAGGCGGGTAAGAGGCGCCGCACCGAGCGCGGTCGCCGTCTCCCCATCTCTGCGAGCAACCTGACCCAGTTCTTACCTCGGACTCCCTCAGGCCCGGCGCTTGAACCCGCCAACTTCTCTGACCGCTCCAGGTTCGGGCTCTGGCGCCCCACCACAGCCCAGGCAGCGCACGAGAAG GAATCATCTAGACAGGACATATGCTGTAAAG aaaAAGTGATGATTGAACCAAATGAAGGAATGTCAGA GAAGGAAGTCtcttcaaaaaatattaaaaataaaatctcttcaaataacactaaaaatagaatatCTTCAAAGAGtatttcaaacaaacaaatagaaacaaatctaCAATCTAAGCTATGGTCATCTTCCTTCTTAAAAGCAAGCACAg ATGATGATGGTGAGGATACCAGTGATGAAGATAAGGAGGAAGACAGCAACCCGAATAAGGATACTCATGCCCCGTTAGAGTTAATGACAGAA TTCCTGAGAGCAGAAATGGGCCACGACTACCATTTGGCAAAAAAATTATGTCAGATGA TCCTAATCTATGAACCAGAAAATCCTGAGGCCAAGGAGTTTTTCTCACTGATTGAAGAAATGCTGCTGAtgg AGAAAGCACAGAATCTCGAGGAAGATGATGACGAGAGTGAAGAAGACAATAGTGAGAGTGAAGGAGAGAGCACAGAGGACCCAAGTGAAGAAAGCTCTGATGAGTGTGAAGATGGGTGA
- the ERICH2 gene encoding glutamate-rich protein 2 isoform 1 (isoform 1 is encoded by transcript variant 1): MSTLPMLRVRGPQAGKRRRTERGRRLPISASNLTQFLPRTPSGPALEPANFSDRSRFGLWRPTTAQAAHEKESSRQDICCKEKVMIEPNEGMSEKEVSSKNIKNKISSNNTKNRISSKSISNKQIETNLQSKLWSSSFLKASTGEMSKNVVIAEQEKNNEHCPEDINDKLSESTDDDGEDTSDEDKEEDSNPNKDTHAPLELMTEFLRAEMGHDYHLAKKLCQMILIYEPENPEAKEFFSLIEEMLLMEKAQNLEEDDDESEEDNSESEGESTEDPSEESSDECEDG; the protein is encoded by the exons ATGTCAACCCTTCCGATGCTCCGCGTGAGGGGGCCACAGGCGGGTAAGAGGCGCCGCACCGAGCGCGGTCGCCGTCTCCCCATCTCTGCGAGCAACCTGACCCAGTTCTTACCTCGGACTCCCTCAGGCCCGGCGCTTGAACCCGCCAACTTCTCTGACCGCTCCAGGTTCGGGCTCTGGCGCCCCACCACAGCCCAGGCAGCGCACGAGAAG GAATCATCTAGACAGGACATATGCTGTAAAG aaaAAGTGATGATTGAACCAAATGAAGGAATGTCAGA GAAGGAAGTCtcttcaaaaaatattaaaaataaaatctcttcaaataacactaaaaatagaatatCTTCAAAGAGtatttcaaacaaacaaatagaaacaaatctaCAATCTAAGCTATGGTCATCTTCCTTCTTAAAAGCAAGCACAg GTGAAATGAGCAAAAATGTAGTCATTGCAGAGCAGGAGAAAAATAATGAACATTGCCCTGAGGATATCAATGATAAGTTATCTGAATCAACAGATGATGATGGTGAGGATACCAGTGATGAAGATAAGGAGGAAGACAGCAACCCGAATAAGGATACTCATGCCCCGTTAGAGTTAATGACAGAA TTCCTGAGAGCAGAAATGGGCCACGACTACCATTTGGCAAAAAAATTATGTCAGATGA TCCTAATCTATGAACCAGAAAATCCTGAGGCCAAGGAGTTTTTCTCACTGATTGAAGAAATGCTGCTGAtgg AGAAAGCACAGAATCTCGAGGAAGATGATGACGAGAGTGAAGAAGACAATAGTGAGAGTGAAGGAGAGAGCACAGAGGACCCAAGTGAAGAAAGCTCTGATGAGTGTGAAGATGGGTGA
- the ERICH2 gene encoding glutamate-rich protein 2 isoform 3 (isoform 3 is encoded by transcript variant 3) — MKECQSEMSKNVVIAEQEKNNEHCPEDINDKLSESTDDDGEDTSDEDKEEDSNPNKDTHAPLELMTEFLRAEMGHDYHLAKKLCQMILIYEPENPEAKEFFSLIEEMLLMEKAQNLEEDDDESEEDNSESEGESTEDPSEESSDECEDG; from the exons ATGAAGGAATGTCAGA GTGAAATGAGCAAAAATGTAGTCATTGCAGAGCAGGAGAAAAATAATGAACATTGCCCTGAGGATATCAATGATAAGTTATCTGAATCAACAGATGATGATGGTGAGGATACCAGTGATGAAGATAAGGAGGAAGACAGCAACCCGAATAAGGATACTCATGCCCCGTTAGAGTTAATGACAGAA TTCCTGAGAGCAGAAATGGGCCACGACTACCATTTGGCAAAAAAATTATGTCAGATGA TCCTAATCTATGAACCAGAAAATCCTGAGGCCAAGGAGTTTTTCTCACTGATTGAAGAAATGCTGCTGAtgg AGAAAGCACAGAATCTCGAGGAAGATGATGACGAGAGTGAAGAAGACAATAGTGAGAGTGAAGGAGAGAGCACAGAGGACCCAAGTGAAGAAAGCTCTGATGAGTGTGAAGATGGGTGA
- the ERICH2 gene encoding glutamate-rich protein 2 isoform X6: MSKNVVIAEQEKNNEHCPEDINDKLSESTDDDGEDTSDEDKEEDSNPNKDTHAPLELMTEFLRAEMGHDYHLAKKLCQMILIYEPENPEAKEFFSLIEEMLLMEKAQNLEEDDDESEEDNSESEGESTEDPSEESSDECEDG; the protein is encoded by the exons ATGAGCAAAAATGTAGTCATTGCAGAGCAGGAGAAAAATAATGAACATTGCCCTGAGGATATCAATGATAAGTTATCTGAATCAACAGATGATGATGGTGAGGATACCAGTGATGAAGATAAGGAGGAAGACAGCAACCCGAATAAGGATACTCATGCCCCGTTAGAGTTAATGACAGAA TTCCTGAGAGCAGAAATGGGCCACGACTACCATTTGGCAAAAAAATTATGTCAGATGA TCCTAATCTATGAACCAGAAAATCCTGAGGCCAAGGAGTTTTTCTCACTGATTGAAGAAATGCTGCTGAtgg AGAAAGCACAGAATCTCGAGGAAGATGATGACGAGAGTGAAGAAGACAATAGTGAGAGTGAAGGAGAGAGCACAGAGGACCCAAGTGAAGAAAGCTCTGATGAGTGTGAAGATGGGTGA
- the ERICH2 gene encoding glutamate-rich protein 2 isoform X4 has translation MIEPNEGMSEKEVSSKNIKNKISSNNTKNRISSKSISNKQIETNLQSKLWSSSFLKASTGEMSKNVVIAEQEKNNEHCPEDINDKLSESTDDDGEDTSDEDKEEDSNPNKDTHAPLELMTEFLRAEMGHDYHLAKKLCQMILIYEPENPEAKEFFSLIEEMLLMEKAQNLEEDDDESEEDNSESEGESTEDPSEESSDECEDG, from the exons ATGATTGAACCAAATGAAGGAATGTCAGA GAAGGAAGTCtcttcaaaaaatattaaaaataaaatctcttcaaataacactaaaaatagaatatCTTCAAAGAGtatttcaaacaaacaaatagaaacaaatctaCAATCTAAGCTATGGTCATCTTCCTTCTTAAAAGCAAGCACAg GTGAAATGAGCAAAAATGTAGTCATTGCAGAGCAGGAGAAAAATAATGAACATTGCCCTGAGGATATCAATGATAAGTTATCTGAATCAACAGATGATGATGGTGAGGATACCAGTGATGAAGATAAGGAGGAAGACAGCAACCCGAATAAGGATACTCATGCCCCGTTAGAGTTAATGACAGAA TTCCTGAGAGCAGAAATGGGCCACGACTACCATTTGGCAAAAAAATTATGTCAGATGA TCCTAATCTATGAACCAGAAAATCCTGAGGCCAAGGAGTTTTTCTCACTGATTGAAGAAATGCTGCTGAtgg AGAAAGCACAGAATCTCGAGGAAGATGATGACGAGAGTGAAGAAGACAATAGTGAGAGTGAAGGAGAGAGCACAGAGGACCCAAGTGAAGAAAGCTCTGATGAGTGTGAAGATGGGTGA